One genomic window of Glycine max cultivar Williams 82 chromosome 16, Glycine_max_v4.0, whole genome shotgun sequence includes the following:
- the LOC100776623 gene encoding pectinesterase, producing the protein MTNPKLGYAGISDSGNHIPSSKKNHKKLLLSLLATLLVAASVVAIVAGVKNKTKNSDNSDTTSTSLSLSHHSHVIVKSACSSTFYPELCFSAIASEPNVTHKVTNHRDVIQLSLSITFRAVERNYFTVKKLLTKHDLTKRETTALHDCLETIDETLDELREAQHDLELYPNKKTLYQHADDLKTLISAAITNQVTCLDGFSHDDADKHVRKELEKGQVHVEHMCSNALAMTKNMTDGDIANYEYKMKVENTNSNRKLLVENGVEWPEWISAADRRLLQAATVKADVTVAADGSGDFKTVTEAVKAAPLKSSKRYVIRIKGGVYRENVEVDKKKTNIMFLGDGRTNTIITASRNVVDGSTTFHSATVAVVGANFLARDITFQNTAGPSKHQAVALRVGGDLSAFFNCDFLAFQDTLYVHNNRQFFVKCLITGTVDFIFGNSAVVFQDCDIHARLPDSGQKNMVTAQGRVDPNQNTGIVIQKCRIGATKDLESVKKNFKTYLGRPWKEYSRTVIMQSSISDVIDPIGWHEWSGNFALSTLVYREYQNTGPGAGTSNRVTWKGYKVITDAAEARDYTPGSFIGGSSWLGSTGFPFSLGL; encoded by the exons ATGACCAACCCAAAACTAGGTTATGCCGGAATCTCCGATTCCGGCAACCACATTCCCTCCTCCAAGAAAAACCACAAGAAGCTCCTTCTCTCTCTATTGGCCACCCTCCTCGTGGCGGCCTCCGTGGTGGCCATTGTTGCCGGagtaaaaaacaaaaccaaaaactcCGACAACTCCGACACCACCAGCacctccctctccctctcccacCACTCGCACGTGATCGTTAAGAGCGCCTGTAGCTCCACATTCTATCCCGAACTCTGCTTCTCCGCCATAGCCTCTGAGCCCAACGTCACTCACAAAGTCACCAACCACCGCGACGTCATCCAACTCTCCCTAAGCATCACCTTCCGCGCGGTGGAGCGCAACTACTTCACCGTGAAGAAACTCCTAACCAAACACGACCTAACGAAACGCGAGACAACCGCGCTCCACGATTGCCTCGAAACCATAGACGAAACCCTCGACGAGCTCAGAGAAGCACAACACGACCTCGAGCTCTACCCTAACAAGAAAACTCTGTACCAGCACGCCGACGATCTCAAAACCCTCATCAGCGCCGCCATAACGAACCAGGTCACGTGCCTCGACGGTTTCTCTCACGATGACGCAGACAAACACGTGAGGAAAGAGTTGGAGAAGGGACAGGTGCATGTGGAACACATGTGCAGCAACGCATTGGCCATGACGAAGAACATGACCGACGGTGACATAGCAAACTACGAATACAAGATGAAAGTGGAAAACACTAACAGCAATAGAAAGTTATTAGTGGAGAATGGTGTTGAGTGGCCGGAGTGGATTTCGGCGGCGGATAGGAGGCTGCTGCAGGCGGCGACGGTGAAGGCGGACGTGACGGTGGCGGCGGACGGGAGCGGGGACTTTAAGACGGTGACGGAGGCGGTGAAGGCGGCTCCGTTGAAGAGTAGTAAGAGGTATGTTATAAGGATTAAGGGTGGGGTGTATAGAGAGAACGTTGAGGTGGATAAGAAGAAGACGAATATCATGTTCTTGGGTGATGGAAGGACCAACACTATCATCACTGCTAGCAGAAATGTTGTTGATGGTAGCACCACCTTCCACTCTGCCACCGTCG CTGTGGTGGGTGCAAATTTCTTGGCCCGGGACATAACATTCCAAAACACAGCGGGCCCATCAAAGCACCAAGCCGTGGCCCTAAGGGTTGGTGGGGACCTCTCAGCATTCTTCAATTGTGACTTCCTAGCATTCCAAGACACCCTTTATGTGCACAACAATCGCCAATTCTTCGTCAAGTGCCTGATTACTGGCACAGTGGATTTCATCTTTGGCAACTCAGCAGTGGTGTTCCAAGACTGTGACATCCACGCCAGGCTTCCTGACTCGGGCCAGAAGAACATGGTCACGGCCCAAGGAAGAGTTGACCCTAACCAAAACACTGGCATTGTGATCCAAAAGTGTAGGATTGGTGCCACTAAGGACTTGGAGTCTGTGAAGAAGAATTTCAAGACTTATCTTGGGAGGCCTTGGAAGGAGTACTCTAGGACTGTGATCATGCAAAGTAGTATAAGTGATGTCATTGACCCAATTGGGTGGCATGAGTGGAGTGGGAATTTTGCATTGAGTACTTTGGTTTATAGGGAGTACCAAAACACTGGGCCTGGTGCTGGTACTTCTAATAGGGTCACTTGGAAAGGGTATAAGGTCATCACTGATGCTGCCGAGGCCAGGGATTATACTCCTGGAAGCTTCATTGGGGGCTCTAGCTGGTTGGGCTCAACTGGGTTTCCTTTCTCTCTTGGTTTGTAA